Part of the Opitutales bacterium genome is shown below.
TCTCCATGCTTTGACCAGCGCTTCCTGGAGAACATCCTGAGCATCGCTTTCATTTCGAGTCTGCTGACGGGAAAATATTTGAAACCGGCCCCCGTGTTCTTCGAGGACTTGCTTCCACTGGGGTGGGGCAGGAAGGGGAGCCATAGCGGTCGATTTCACGGGTGCGATCATGTCTTTACAGCTGAAGAGCGATGGAGACGGCACTTTTGTTTAAAAAATGCTCTAGAGCGACACTAACTAAAATATTTTCTAGACACGCAGACATGGATTACACCTTCGCCTCAGACAATGTAATGGGTGTTCACCCTGAGTCGATGACGCATATCATCGCCGCAAACACCGGTGCCGTTGCTTCTTATGGAGAGGACGCATACACCGAAGAAGCGGTTGCTGCGGTCAAAGCACTTTTTGGGAAACGCGCGCATCCATTTTTCGTGTTTAATGGAGGTGCGGCAAATAGCCTGGCTTTGGCTAGCCTGACGCGTCCCTTCGAAGCAATCGCTTGTCACGGCTTTGCTCACGTGTCGCTCGATGAGTGTAATGCTCCGGAGTTTTTCACAAGTGGCTCCAAACTGATCCCAGTTGATGGAGCGGATGGCAAAATAGATCTTGAGAAACTAAGAGCAGCTACTGAGGCACGCGACGACGTGCATTTTCCTCGCGTGCGCACATTGTCCATAACGCAGTCAACAGAGGTGGGCACAGTCTATGCGCTCGACGAATTGGGCCAGCTACGCCAGGTAAAAGAGGACCTTGGTTTACGCCTGCATATGGATGGCGCACGGTTCGCACATGCAGTGGCTCATTTG
Proteins encoded:
- a CDS encoding threonine aldolase, with the protein product MDYTFASDNVMGVHPESMTHIIAANTGAVASYGEDAYTEEAVAAVKALFGKRAHPFFVFNGGAANSLALASLTRPFEAIACHGFAHVSLDECNAPEFFTSGSKLIPVDGADGKIDLEKLRAATEARDDVHFPRVRTLSITQSTEVGTVYALDELGQLRQVKEDLGLRLHMDGARFAHAVAHLNCAPSEIVEAGGVDALSLGLVKIGVGLVECLILFDADVADGFAYRQKQACQLGSKMRMGTAPIAPALKTGCWIDWAKHANDRAKQLAEGLQALGIPPVFPVQANGVFVRFPEDSAKALREQGWQFYDFVADTQRLMCHWATEAAIIDRFLDDVDRVMG